The Nitrospiria bacterium genome includes the window CAACGGACGCGGCGGCACAGGGCGGCATGATGCACAAGGGCGGCATGGGGGGAATGATGCGCGGCGGCGGGGCCCAACTTCCCGAGTTGCTTCCGGAGCAGCTCCCGGATCCCAAAAGCGAAGGGGCCGACCTGACGGTCCGCTACTGCGCGCAGTGCCACAACCTTCCCAGTCCGGCGACCCACAGCGCGGAGGAGTGGCGCGAGGTGGTCAACCGGATGGACGGGTACATGTCCGGACATACGCGCCCTCACGGGATGATGAAAATCCGCCGGCCGACCGCGGAGGAACGGGAGGCGCTGTTCCAATACCTTCAGCAGCACGCGCTGCGAACCTTCTCCGGTCCCTCCGTTCCGGACCCGGGATCACCCGGCGCCGAACGCTTCAAGACAGTCTGCGTGAGGTGCCACGCCCTTCCGGACCCGGGTCTTCACACGGCCATGGAATGGCCCGCGGTGGTGGAGCGGATGCGGCGGAACATGAAGGTGATGGGAAAACCGGCTATCAACGACACGGAGAGGAACGAGATCTCGGATTATCTGAAAGGGCACGCCCGTCAGGAAACCAAATAGGGCGGGTCGAGGCGCGACGATGACCCCGATCCTCACGAACCTGCTTCCGAAGTACGGCCTCCTCGCCGTGTTCATCGGGACCTTCCTCGAGGGCGAGGGGGTCCTGTTGGGGGCGGGGATCCTGGCCGAAAGCGGGCTGCTCCATCCCGTCAGCGTATGGGCCAGCGCCGCACTCGGGGCCT containing:
- a CDS encoding cytochrome c; this translates as MRGFILLFGLFLAAMIATDAAAQGGMMHKGGMGGMMRGGGAQLPELLPEQLPDPKSEGADLTVRYCAQCHNLPSPATHSAEEWREVVNRMDGYMSGHTRPHGMMKIRRPTAEEREALFQYLQQHALRTFSGPSVPDPGSPGAERFKTVCVRCHALPDPGLHTAMEWPAVVERMRRNMKVMGKPAINDTERNEISDYLKGHARQETK